The sequence aagcaacgtgaaaattctaaattaatttaacagtgtgccccccccccccaccttatTATCCCGCCTCGTATGCTAAATTCCTTGATCACCGGCAATATAAAAAATAGCTAGAACCAAGTGAGTCACGCTTAATCTGAAAGGGATTCAGTTTAATggtatacaaataaaatttcccttaaaattcCCTTAAAAGGATGAATGATATTCGCTCCTTTGCAAAAAGAATTTACTGTTTCTGCTCCACTTATTTGATGATGGAATAATGCTTTTTCCTTTATATCTCTAAAtcccttttaaaataaatccGAAGCTCactcaacttttgaaatttcaggATGGCAGAGAGCACTCGCGGAGGTGCCAGAACGCGAAGTGCTAGTTGATGTAGGGCAAAATTTAAGTTTGCCTTGCGCGAGCGATGAAACATCGACTCAGGCGGCAGACTTTGTGGCGGTAATGTGGATCAGAGATGGTCGAGAGGACGGCCAGATTCAAAGATCGAAAGTCAAGCCTAATGGAACTCTAGAGCTTGTCAATGTCACCAGACACGATGCAGGGAACTACTCCTGCACGCTAGACAATGACGCCAACGCGGTCAAAAGTAGGATTATTGTACGAATAAGAAGTGAGTCAACAATAATATAAAACAGTAAAAATTACTCAAAGTAGACGCATAGCGCTTACAAAAAAGGCTTTCTTAGCCTAttgaaatgttattattattaaaaataggcTGTTTAATGTGAATCACTGTATGAATTTAATTCCATCCAGTGATGATCCGCGGCTGCATCCGATTTTATTAAAAGGGCGCAGATTTTTCTGTACGTTTGTCTAGGGAagaggaaaactgcaaaaaaccatCTTCCCGAGTACAGCCGGTTTCCGACTGTCGAGTTTGAATGTAGCCATTCGATATCATCGAGTGTACACAGTCATCCTCGGCGTAAATCCTTCCACTCGACATTAGTTAAACGCAGTGAATAATAAATCACTTAAGCGTACTTTGATTCATCACAAACGGTCACTCATCCGAGTGCTAGCCGCGCGCAAAATGGCTTAACGTCCACGACTCGCCTGACTGGAGATTCACGATTCACTACACAGCTAATGCCGTCGATATTGAGACATTAATTAAGTCGTTAAAATATCCTTCCTCCCCTCTTTTTCCCCTTCTATATGTTCCAATCTTAGGAAAACCATGGAAAATCGCCGTCACCTACTTCCCCTCCCTTACGCCCTCTTCTCGTCACACTTCCCCTTCTTTCCCCCATCACGCTCCTTTTCTCACTTTTCATCTCTTACTCTCCCCTGCCTCCTTCCTCTCCTCTACCTTCTCACCCAAAACTGTAAGGGTTTCTGCTCGGAGCTACCAGGCCCttagaaatacaaaataataaaaagtgcaacagtagtaaaaatgtttaaagtgataaaaaaaatcactaaggccactcacagaataaagtaatgataaaatttgttgcaggaaattttctagagggataaacttttatttagacAACtttgcgtttttcaaaacacatgtgttgtcatggaaaaacaagagaaagtttaaccgatatttggttaaagtttatcctgtaaagttaattttggttGTAGCTAATCTTTCATCGCAAATCGAttcaaagtttatcttctgtttttgcTGTGCTATAATTAGAGCAGATCAGGcctgtatgtatatgtatattagAGTAGgtctaaaaaactgaaaatgattagATTCATTGGTAGTAGAACTGAAAAAGTTTCTTTATGGcattcctaacattttttttcatgataatttctcGCCATTGGACATCGCGATTGAATATtggctaatttttattttaaaaaatgtttccatttttttggataaatgtTATGCATTTAAATAACCTTAGgcggaaaaaagtaagaaaagaattttgtcgtcggaatataacatttaaaaaaaattggtaacttCATACTTACAGTCgcgacattttttgttttaatccaaattttgttattctctttttaaaataaggaaacACATATTTTTGAGTTACGTGgaataattttttccactttttatggACCGtgtaaaattagattaaaatttttgtttgtaacccAACAATTTGTTTGTCTTTAGTAGAGTTAGAAAATTCACAGTAACAAAGATTTGGAGAAGGTATCAGAGAACCGTATGTTACCGAGAATTCGAAAATTTACgagaactttaattatttactattattttttcttttttaagctaACTAACGTTTATACTCAGTGCACTTAACCCTAAATATCAATAAACATTaggaattaaaattagtttttagttttatatacaatatacttcatatttttcagaatagaattttatttgcggattacataaattctttcaaaGATTATTAAACGttagtttcgaaaaatttttaagtaaaattgtacattccttaaatattataattttttgtattggaaaAAATAAGTACCTATGATACTCAgctgaaaataaatagttaatgtAGAACAGTGAGTATTATATAAATCTCATTCCTGTGACTTATTACCGGCTAATTAAACTTACTCAGTCTGATAGCCGTTCCTAAATATCCCAACTATCTAGTTTTTGGACTGAACAAAACTAAGCAGCTAAAatgcttatgaaaaataaaatattaataatacgtATTATAATCTTATTCAGTCTGATCACTGTTCTTAAATAGTGATCTTTTTGACGTgtcgctttaaaaaaatgaaaaaaactgtctACATTATAACacgaaatctaataaaatattgaatctgaatatattctaaaaatatttttttatcattttgacaaatactatgaaaaatttcatttaaaataagcccaaggtCTTCaaacgtttaaattattttccgaGTTATTACATTGTTTTGAATATATCGAAATTTAACTTtcgttcttctttaaaaaaattcacattttgcttTCAACTTGGGCATATTAAACGTGAACTTCTGTTTGCCTTCAATctattcagagaaaaaaatcttATGTCAAATTAAAACATCAAGGCATTTTAGCAACAGCTCAAAAAAAGGCGTCTATTATTCCCGCAAATAGTGCCGACATATGAGAAATAAAGTATTATCTGCACCTAATAACAAACAGTATTTAGTAGCATAAAGTacatgaataaattaataattagacAAATATTCTCTATGTTATTAAAAATCATGACAGGTTGCATTCCAAACTATTTGAGCTCAGAACTTTACATTTATTTCGGTGAAAAACAGATACAGCCTTTCGGACTGTATTCTTTAGTTTATTGAAAagagcaataaaaaaaaacattttttctcaaattaatgtACAAATTaacatatttgacattttttcaaatgttttatttcgacgaacaaattttttaaatattttttcccatcTAAGGTATTCACTTTTATGAACTTTACCACtcacaaaaattaaagaacaatttctattttttgcggATTCTATGTAAATTGATTTTCGTGGATCCTGTAAAAATGGCTCATGTTTCAGGATCCGTAAAATATAtaacgtttttttaaacctaaaaatatataaGCGTTTGCTTAGTTTATTAAAAACAGCATAAAAAGTAAGaaaacgaaaaacatttttttcagcaaCTTTAGGGACACattaacaaaattccatttttcttattttattaaatattatatttctacgataatttttttcctttttttcctctAAGATTATTCACTTCAATAAAATTTACTagcaaaaaactgcaaaaaaaagttgtttcatacaaaagaattgaatgtaatataataaataatgtaataattaattaatgtaaaaatcATCGTAATGCCACAAAAAAACTTTCTATTGCTATTATCAATGAATCTAATCATTTTGAGTTTGTTCGGCCCACCCTAATgcataataatataaatagttttattttcctaGCAATAGATAATGTACTGTTATTAATTATTAGCTACAGGATGTCCAAAAGTTTCCGAGACGGCTGAATATTTCCCCAggtacaatgtttaaaaaaaaaaaattaagatcatTCTTGAAGGACATGGGCAAGGTCATGGCTAAGGTCACATCTAAATGCACCTtgctaaaataaataagtaaggtCGCTATGAATTATTTCCAAAATCGGCGCTTCTCAGATGTTTCCAAACCTCATTTAAGTTTCAAGAACTTTTGAGTCACCATCAAGGTCATATCTGACCTATGATctgagtacattttttaacctaaaCTTTCCCGCTATTTTGATTGCCGACGTCAAATAAGGgggtgttttattaaaaaaaacaatatgacCTTGAAATAACCCTGAAGGTCGTCGAGGTAAAAAccaaggtcaccattgaattccacgttaaaagttactccaaaaatgatcaagaatgaatttttggaaaatattttacctggGGAAATATTCAGCCATCCCGGAACTTTTTGGACGCCCTGTATAATTCACCTCGCTGAATTttgcaacgtttaaaaaaaaatgaaattacaacaacaaatttgcgtgagacctaaaatttgaaagttctatATGGATCCATTTAATGATCGAAGATACCCGCAAGAGTTTCACCCCACTAACACCTCGTTAACAAATCCCAATTCAATCcctcaaaatacaaaaataataataaattatcaacatCCAGGCCCAAAATTATATGGTTTAGAATAGTTTTACTTGGTTTCCAACGATAAAcaaacatcccccccccccccagcaccTCCGGAACACACTCCAATTTAACCTTCACGAatcgaaaaaatcataaaaaatgacaaCGTCTAGACGTAAAATGTTAGGCTTGGTCATAAGATTATTTAATGCCAAAATTAAATCCAGAAGGTACCCAACCCCTATTTCTTTCGGAACATACGCCATATTTAGAAATCCCTAGAATTAAAAATCTTAGAAGTCTGtatagaaatcatttaaaatactttgaaaatgatataaatttattcccTGAAGTTCTCTATAGTAACACCTTGAAATTGGTCAATTCtcctaaaatgtttgaaagtcTTGGAGGTCTTATCAAATactctaaatcttttgaaatgtatgaaattttcgaacattttttttaattcctatatatcccttaaattccttaaaatccataaaaatcacttgaaataaaataaaatttatttatctttagaaATCctactaaaatctttgaaattcgagaaatctcttgaaattcttgaaaatgtattaacatggcttcaaattactaaaaatttctcaatcctttcaaataaattcacatcctacaaaatcctttaaatcttttaaaattctttgaaataacttgaaacatttgGAAATCCTACCAAATTGTTCGACATTCCttacaattttctaaatctcttagaattcgtttaaatctttcaaatatcttaaaatatgtaaaatcctttaaaaattccgTAATTCTTTTATATTCCTGGAAATCATTGTAAtccttagaaatcccttaaaataaaacttattttattccCTAATGTTCTCTAGAAATTTGTTGACATTCCTTAAAATCgattgaaacctttaaaagtcGTAAAAATCAGTTGCTTAAAATAAATAGCTATAATTTAAAATCCCTTCTATATAAGTCAAactaaacttattcattaaagttctctaaaaaataatcattaaaacatgtatctagaaatcttttgaaatttttgaaattttgggagatttaataaaatcttctAGAACTTGTACAATTTTTGGATGTCGAAATtaccttaaatctttaaaaccttaaaTCTCTTTGAAATGTTCGAGATTGCTTGCATTTTCgtgaaattatatttgatttcattcatttttcaaatttctctggaaatctcttaaaatcgagcttggaatctttggaaatctgAAAAAAGTCTTCGAGATCACTTGAAATTggagaaaattcttgaaattctttacaaatttattaatgtagcttaaaatcttttcaaatttttcaaattcattcaaataaacGCAGGCCCaacaaaatcccttaaatcttgtgaaattctttaaaatcccatgaaatacttcgaaatcctacaaaattcttctacatttcttaaaattttcgaaatcttgtactattctttgaaatctttcacataactgaaattatttcaagtcttttgaaattgtttaagtcagtagaaatcccttaaaataatattaattgtattcccttacgttttcaagaaatttgttaaaagccattgaaatattttgagatcgtaataattcattaaaataagtggaaattattttatatccCTACCATCTACATTAAATCCTTggagattcaataaaatcctttgaatcgcgtgaaatactttaaaatcccttgaaatatttagaacCGCTAGCAAggccttgaaatttaaaaaaattaattatccaaaGTTCTGTAGATACCCTCATCgagcttaaaatatttgaaaatcctaccaaattttttgaaatccctttaagttttaaaaatgcctagaaattctgtgtaatttcttaaaatagcttaaaatcttttaaatatcttaaaatcctattatatttttgaaattcttggatTTCCTATAATATCCCtcaatcttgtgaaatttcttgaatttcttaaaaccccttagaatttaatttattttgcaaagttGTCTACAGATAactagaaatctttaaaacgtcttgaatttcttttaaatttgtcaaaaaagcttaaaatcttaaaagtcccataaatcctttgaaataatgttaggtcctataaaatcgtttaatctcGTGTAATTATTGTAAATCATTGGAAACGCTACAAGCTTCTTTAAGATtccttgagatttttaaaaatattttgaaagtatttagaatcttataaaataacttaaaatctttcaaatcctttaaaattgtataagatCCTTCATATCCCTTGACATTTTTAGTCTgtagaaataccttgaaataatttgaaatatcatgtcaaataaataaatcttgtAGTTTCCCTATTTTTagcatcacattttttcaatattttaaaattagttatttctatTTTGAGTTTCTTATAATGCTTTGATAGAATTGcacaaaaatcttaagaaattcattataaattCTAAGAAAATCATCATAGGCCTATGCTGAATTTGCTATAATATTTTTGCGTAAGGATGTAGCGACCGTAAAAGTAAGTTACGAACTGGTGAACAGTTTTCAAATTCTGGAAGAACTGTTAAACGTGATTACACGAAACAACTGGTTTGCATGAAATCTCAAGCTTGCGCTAGATattgattgaaaaacaatttgttgctaaaaaaacgaaattattgTTACAGCACCTCCGCTGGCTCTACACAACGTTTGGGTAAAACCTTCCACCATCCTAGCAAATATCCTCTGGGAAGTTGGAGAAACCGGAGGTTATCCGATTATAGACTTCACTGCAGAGTATCGCTTAAAACCGATTCTAGGCGTAGAGGCTGAAGAATGGAAGCCCATCATCCCGAATCACATTCCTCCAAATTCcgtaaatattttcatatttttttcactcTACGTATATTGGGGAATGCCAGAGTGTGGTACCACCAAAGAGCAATTCTTTGATCTGGAAGGTAGCGTTCAGTAAGTTTCTTTCTTTCTGGAATCATTaatccaaaaaaagtaaataattaaattgctcgAAATAACAAAAAACATGTTAGAGAGTTTGCCTATATAATTCAATCCCCTGGTTTATGAATGTCTGAAAGATTAATATACCACTGGGCAGTCATTATTATTCTTAGATTGGGCGaagaaaaattcttcgaaattgtcTAGTGATTTTGTAACTAGTAGTTTTTTGCAATCGttaataaataagtaactaaatGTGAGAGATAAATCAACAAGAGTTCTTAAGAAATAATTCGGATCACTTAGTGATAAAAACTGCCAAGAGAAATATTACAATAGATATTTCCAAAATTGACTATCCTCGAAAAATGTTCTCCAACCAGGAAGTTAGAAGAATTACTCACCAATATTATCAATTGAAGGAATCACGATTCTACAAGATCACATTCTAGTTTctcataataaaatttcatataaacaatttaatgaaGCAATTGATTTTGgtttttacacaatttattttcaatttgaaagtaaatttttttaatcaaaaatttggcACACGAGTAGGTTCCGTTCTCTCATCTGTTTTCACTGAAATAATCATGGCAGGTTCAGAAAACCAAGTCTACAAAATAATGGAAGATCTAGTGAATGATGTtttagaaaaagttgattttaaatgtcttttttatCCCACATATGTAGATGATTGAGTACTATGTGCATAGATGCAAGCAGAATTATCGTATATTCTTAACGCTTTCAATAGTATACATCCAAAAAtgcaatttcctttaaaaatttacaaaggtAAACAACTaagtttttttagatattttgggaAAATGTCAAATACTTTGAGATAATTGCTAGATAAAATGagtttactcttataatttataaaattccgtTTAAATGTAAAACCATAAAATTCGGAAAAGTAGCCGATCTTGTTTCGTAAACGTCTAATCACGTACGCATCGCATTTCAGGATGACGGAATGCAGCGAAAAAGAAGTGTGCATTAAATTTTGCCAAAAACTTGACCATTTATGTTTAGAAATCATCGTTATCATTCGGAAAGTGTATGGTGATGAGTCTATgagtaataaatattaatgaacagggaaaataaaaaatagggttgaaaattcaactattttagtagaaaattaactttttgttgaaaattcatattttagtgttgaaaattcaactccaaccttttttcgtcgaaatttccaatgttttttaaatatgttttttcggtttaaaaataggtcttttgtggtagaaattttatctttttttgttaatagtgctgctttttggaataaaattaatctccgttggttgacaattcaacttttttttaaattcttttttagttaaagtaaactgttttttattttaaataaaaaatattttggtggaaatatcgATTATTGCATTATCCGTTGAGAATTGAATTGGTTGAaggttaaaccactttgttaaagaaaccttttttgttgaaaattcattgttttagtttgaaattcatctctttccttaaaatttaactatattccagtttaagattaatcactttggctaaaaattcaagagtcaatgattgaaagtttaattactttgttgaaaactctttttattaataattgatatttttatataaaattcaactacttctgtAAAAGATAaacaattcgttaaaaatttaactgttgcattgaaattttattaattttttttaactgaaattggaacttttccatttttagttacaaatatatattttttaatagaaaagtcgactttattggtagaaaaataatctcggtggaaattttttcttttttggttacaagcgcaactgtttgattgaaaattaactgctttaataaaaaattcttttttttttgcttgaagatccATTCATTTTAGTTGACCTTTTTTAATtggatgaaaaactattttttttataattcgtcttttttatagaaaattaatatttcagggcacaaaattaaacattcttcCAGAAAGTTCGTCGTTTTGGTTGAANNNNNNNNNNNNNNNNNNNNNNNNNNNNNNNNNNNNNNNNNNNNNNNNNNNNNNNNNNNNNNNNNNNNNNNNNNNNNNNNNNNNNNNNNNNNNNNNNNNNtaataataataatagatttaatgctttcatgataattcattttgataaaaagagatatttgggGTAagaatcgtgtacaaaactacgaattttgccacttctatctcttttagttgaaaattcaactatttcttgcaaaattgatgtattttgttaaaaaaccaacttttcagtagaaaattaatattcttgcttgaaaattcgccttttttaattaaaaattcatcttttaggttgaaaaaccagctgtttgatttaaaactcaacttttttggttgaaaatctgtttttcattttgt is a genomic window of Belonocnema kinseyi isolate 2016_QV_RU_SX_M_011 chromosome 8, B_treatae_v1, whole genome shotgun sequence containing:
- the LOC117178026 gene encoding protein turtle homolog A isoform X2 — its product is MVVHEVVLLLFLLAGWQRALAEVPEREVLVDVGQNLSLPCASDETSTQAADFVAVMWIRDGREDGQIQRSKVKPNGTLELVNVTRHDAGNYSCTLDNDANAVKSRIIVRIRTPPLALHNVWVKPSTILANILWEVGETGGYPIIDFTAEYRLKPILGVEAEEWKPIIPNHIPPNSRQIDVYHLEPNTTYSFRVWATNQLGPGEIVEVDGHTHHSDEELELARHLLQGAENFDTRVWVAAVGIVMGTLMILGLGTCFLLYRECRASCTRIYSSAAGGTGSD
- the LOC117178026 gene encoding protein turtle homolog A isoform X3 — its product is MVVHEVVLLLFLLAGWQRALAEVPEREVLVDVGQNLSLPCASDETSTQAADFVAVMWIRDGREDGQIQRSKVKPNGTLELVNVTRHDAGNYSCTLDNDANAVKSRIIVRIRTPPLALHNVWVKPSTILANILWEVGETGGYPIIDFTAEYRLKPILGVEAEEWKPIIPNHIPPNSRQIDVYHLEPNTTYSFRVWATNQLGPGEIVEVDGHTHHSDEELELARHLLQGAENFDTRVWVAAVGIVMGTLMILGLGTCFLLYRECRASSGGTGSD
- the LOC117178026 gene encoding protein turtle homolog A isoform X1, with the protein product MVVHEVVLLLFLLAGWQRALAEVPEREVLVDVGQNLSLPCASDETSTQAADFVAVMWIRDGREDGQIQRSKVKPNGTLELVNVTRHDAGNYSCTLDNDANAVKSRIIVRIRTPPLALHNVWVKPSTILANILWEVGETGGYPIIDFTAEYRLKPILGVEAEEWKPIIPNHIPPNSRQIDVYHLEPNTTYSFRVWATNQLGPGEIVEVDGHTHHSDEELELARHLLQGAENFDTRVWVAAVGIVMGTLMILGLGTCFLLYRECRASSQLEEQEVIELVPNIILNPGFFDERTDRIPQDENFNNQTTTRLNNNTVVQPRQL